A stretch of the Aphis gossypii isolate Hap1 chromosome 2, ASM2018417v2, whole genome shotgun sequence genome encodes the following:
- the LOC114125788 gene encoding uncharacterized protein LOC114125788 isoform X2, with product MIIDKYNQLLRIIYVLSLCKYTWAELCGGNGESLKYLRGDALVDNLDCIGPNGKPYPESIVAGTYRRTHNWGSSRTGRDAFHTDSKPSPETVRETLLKTYKFNNHNEDYTISRTAREYGSTPAANRELCQTPNRLCRTRYNTTAPMYGVSLTSGQPVTIVQKFPDLLQQVVYEVCESNECDVVRGECTQTYVPYLFLVIPLGPVTLTGQDYVLVESGCVCKPKGSRSTAHELVSTIPAMPRP from the exons ttactacgtataatttatgtactatCCCTGTGTAAGTATACGTGGGCTGAACTTTGTGGAGGAAATGGTGAATCGCTGAAATACTTGCGGGGCGACGCGCTCGTCGATAATTTGGATTGCATCGGTCCCAATGGTAAACCTTATCCaga gtcGATAGTAGCCGGCACGTATAGACGCACTCACAACTGGGGATCATCGAGGACAGGACGAGACGCTTTTCACACTGACTCGAAACCTAGTCCCGAAACCGTACGAGAAACACTACTAAAaacctataaatttaataatcataatgaaGATTATACGATCAGTAGAACTG ccCGAGAATATGGATCAACACCAGCTGCCAATCGTGAACTATGCCAAACTCCGAACAGACTGTGTCGAACCAGGTACAATACGACTGCACCCATGTACGGTGTGTCGCTGACTTCTGGCCAACCCGTGACTATCGTTCAAAAATTCCCGGATCTGTTGCAACAAGTCGTTTATGAAGTTTGCga atcAAACGAATGCGACGTGGTCAGAGGTGAGTGTACGCAAACGTACGTACCATATTTGTTTCTGGTAATACCTTTGGGACCGGTGACACTAACCGGCCAGGATTACGTGCTCGTGGAAAGTGGATGCGTATGCAAACCAAAGGGTTCCAGGTCCACCGCACACGAACTGGTGTCTACGATTCCGGCAATGCCTCGTCCGTAG
- the LOC114125788 gene encoding uncharacterized protein LOC114125788 isoform X1, whose amino-acid sequence MTTADKSVFRHHHWSSSSSSFKLLRIIYVLSLCKYTWAELCGGNGESLKYLRGDALVDNLDCIGPNGKPYPESIVAGTYRRTHNWGSSRTGRDAFHTDSKPSPETVRETLLKTYKFNNHNEDYTISRTAREYGSTPAANRELCQTPNRLCRTRYNTTAPMYGVSLTSGQPVTIVQKFPDLLQQVVYEVCESNECDVVRGECTQTYVPYLFLVIPLGPVTLTGQDYVLVESGCVCKPKGSRSTAHELVSTIPAMPRP is encoded by the exons ttactacgtataatttatgtactatCCCTGTGTAAGTATACGTGGGCTGAACTTTGTGGAGGAAATGGTGAATCGCTGAAATACTTGCGGGGCGACGCGCTCGTCGATAATTTGGATTGCATCGGTCCCAATGGTAAACCTTATCCaga gtcGATAGTAGCCGGCACGTATAGACGCACTCACAACTGGGGATCATCGAGGACAGGACGAGACGCTTTTCACACTGACTCGAAACCTAGTCCCGAAACCGTACGAGAAACACTACTAAAaacctataaatttaataatcataatgaaGATTATACGATCAGTAGAACTG ccCGAGAATATGGATCAACACCAGCTGCCAATCGTGAACTATGCCAAACTCCGAACAGACTGTGTCGAACCAGGTACAATACGACTGCACCCATGTACGGTGTGTCGCTGACTTCTGGCCAACCCGTGACTATCGTTCAAAAATTCCCGGATCTGTTGCAACAAGTCGTTTATGAAGTTTGCga atcAAACGAATGCGACGTGGTCAGAGGTGAGTGTACGCAAACGTACGTACCATATTTGTTTCTGGTAATACCTTTGGGACCGGTGACACTAACCGGCCAGGATTACGTGCTCGTGGAAAGTGGATGCGTATGCAAACCAAAGGGTTCCAGGTCCACCGCACACGAACTGGTGTCTACGATTCCGGCAATGCCTCGTCCGTAG